DNA sequence from the Thermococcus gammatolerans EJ3 genome:
GTTGATTACCCAATCTTCGCCTTCCACAGCTTTCCAAGGGATAGAGAGCTTTACGTGGAGTGTTTGAAAAAAGCGATAAAAAACAAGTATGTTAATGCGTGGGCTCATCCAGGGCTATTCTTACGGAGGACAGGGTTTTCTCTCACCGTTGATGAGCTTGAAGAAATCTTTAAGCTGATGAAGGAGCATGATGTCCTGCTGGAAGTTAACAGGAGGTACAGCCTTCCATTGGGAAGCTGGCTGAACCTTGCCAAGCAGATGGAAGTCAAGACTGTCAGGGGAGGGGATGTGCATGGTGTCGGAGAATTCAAATACTTCTGGGGGTGATGGGTGATGTGTGGGATTAATGGGTTTTCTTGGAGTGATGAGGGTCTTGTTCGGGAGATGAATGTGGCTATTCGTCATCGTGGGCCTGATGATGAGGGTGTGTACGTTGATGATAACGTTAGTTTGGGTCATGTGAGGCTTGCGATTATTGATCTTTCCCCAAAGGGTCATCAGCCAATGAGGTACGAGAAGAACGGTCATGAGGTTTGGATTGTTTATAATGGTGAGGTTTACAATTTTATGGAGCTCCGCGAGGAGTTGGAGAAGAAAGGTTACGTGTTCAATTCGAATACGGATACTGAGGTGATTCTTGCCGCTTACTTGGAGTGGGGTTTTGATTGTGTTAAAAAGTTCAATGGCATGTGGGCGTTCGCGATTTATGATAAGACTAAGAAGTTACTCTTCTTGAGCAGGGATCGGTTTGGAATAAAACCCTTGTACTACTATTATGACGGGCAGAACTTAATCTTCAGCTCAGAAATCAAAGCCATACTAAAACACGAGATTAAAAGAGAGCCGAACGATGCCGTCATATTTGACTTCCTTTACTACAACCTACTTGATCATACGGAAGATACTTTTTTTGAGGGAATAAAGAGACTGATGCCTAGTCATAGTGCTGTCTTTGACATCAAAACAAGAGAGCTCAGAATTTTTAAGTATTACGATTTACGTAAGCGATTAAAGAAATTGAAGAAAGCTGAAGAAGATCCAGCGACCTTTAGGAAACTTTTCAAAAAGGCTGTTAAAAGACGCTTAATAGCCGACGTTCCTGTTGGTTCGTGTTTAAGCGGAGGACTCGACAGCTCAAGCATCGTGTGTATGATGAGGGAACTTGAGAAGAACTTGGAGATAAAGACTTTCTCCCTAATCTTTCCAGGTTTTAAGCTCGATGAGAGCAAATATCAGGAAAGTGTCATGCAAAAGTGCAGTGTCAAGAGGTACACTACAACCTTTACCGCGGAGGATATACTTAGAGACCTTGAGGATCTGATATACACTCAGGAGGAGCCCTTCTCCACCCTCAGCATCTACGGTCAGTACAGAGTTATGAAACTCGCAAACGAGAATGGGATGAAGGTTTTACTCGATGGACAGGGGAGTGATGAAATACTTGCTGGCTATCACTACTTCTTTGGTTATTATTACTATGAATTATTCAGACATTTAAAATGGAAACAACTTATTAGGGAAATTATATATTATAGAAAAAACGTGGGATCTTTTAAAGCTTTGAAGTATTTTATTGGATTACTATTGCCAAGAAGAATACAAGAATGGATACTCAACCATGACACTTATTTGTCGAGAGAATTTATAAAGAGATTTAAACACCGAAAAGACCTAAGATTCAAGAAAAAAGAATTAAATGATGCATTAGTTTGTGCTGTAATGAATAATCTACCCCATTTACTTAGATTTGAGGATAAAAATTCAATGAGATGGTCAATTGAAACAAGAGTCCCTTTTCTCGATCCAGAGCTTGTTGAATATGCACTTTCAACACCATCACAGGCAAAAATAAGAAATGGGATTACAAAATATATTCTAAGAGAATCCTTGAAGGGCATTGTTCCAGATATAATCTTAGATAGAAGAGATAAAATTGGATTTGCAACTCCAGATAATGAAATAGCAAATCATCCAGAGATCAAAAAATTTATTTGGAATATTATTAACTCAGAATCATTTAAAAAAAGAAAATATTGGAATTGGAAAAAAGTACACAAAGTATATTACCATCATAGCACATCGAAGCTAGGAAATATATTTATTGGAGAACTTATTTGGAAGGTTGTTATCCTTGAACTTTGGTTACGAGTGTGGATCGAAAACAAAAGTGCCCGAAGAGAGGGATGAAATTATGAAAGTGTGCATGATTACTACAGTTCATAAGCCACTTGATGGTAGGATATTTTACAAAGAAGCAAGAAGCTTATCAAAAATTTACGATGTACTTGTAATAGCAGCTAACAGGGAGGCAGGGGAAAGGCAGGTCGAGAGTGTTAAAATAGTTACTATAAAAAGACCAAGGCTTAGGAAGCTATTTCATTTTATTACAATATGGAGAATCTTTAAGAAAGGGTTGGAGTTGGATTGTAATATTTATCATTGTCATGAGCCAGATTCTCTTATTATATGTCTTCTTATCAAATTCATAAAAAGGAATAATGTGAAGGTAATATATGATGTTCATGAACACTGGCCAAGTGAAATAAGATATGGGTGGTTAAGAGTAAAAAATAACAAAATTTTAACCACGATAATCGAAAAACTAATTTGGAACATTGAGCACAAGGCCGTTAATTTTGCGGATCATATTATAGTTGTGAATAATCATCTTGCAAGAGAATTCCACATGTTATCCTTCAAGGTGTCTGTAATACCCAATGTGCCATTGATAACGATCCTGAAAAGAAGCTATAGTGGTGACATAAATAAGAAAGATGCAGATTTAATTTTAATGGCCTCTAAAGTGGCTAATCACTATGGTATAAATGAAATCCTACGCTCTCTATACAAGTTAAAAAAAGTATATCCCAAGATTAAATTGAAAATAATTGGAGATATCAAAATTGATATAAAAACCACTTTAGACAGATTCAATATGACAGACAATGTTATATTAAAAGGTTTCTTACCTCTAGAGAATATGTATTATGAAATAGAAAAGGGAAAGATAGGATTGAATATCGTGAAGCCGGAATTTTATAATATTTACATAGGATTGTCAACTAAGCTTTTTGATTACATGGCTTGTAAGTTGCCTGTAGTTGCCAGTAATTTGCCAGAAATTAAATTGATCATTAAACAAACTAAAGGGGGAATTCTTGTCGATCCAGAAAATATCAACGAAATTACAAAGGCAATAAAGTACTTGATTGAGAACCCAAAGGATGCTAAAAAAATGGGGATAAGAAATAGAAAAGTTATTGAGAAGAACATTAACTGGAAAAGAAGTGAAAAAAAATTAATTAGGATATACAAGCTCTTGGAGGAAGGGAAATGAAAAATTTAGAATCTAACAAAAATGCAATAATCATTGCCATTTTGTTACCATACTTACTGATAATAGGATCAGTTGCTAGTATTGTGGTGACTATCTATTTGAATAAACTAAATTTCGCGATTAAAGGCTCTGTGGTGGTTATTCCAGCAGTCCTTTCAGCCTTAATGCTGTTCCAAGGTTATAACATGAAAATAAGTTCATATAATGAAAGAAAAAAGTCTATATTTTTGACATGTCCTCAAAGAAGATTGATATTGCTGTTTTTTATACTATTTCTATTGTCAATTCTTATCTTGATATTAGCACCATATCGTCCTTGGTATTATTTTGTGTTAGTGGCAATATTGTATATTATAGTATTTCTCCAGATTCTCTCTAAAGAACCTGTTTCTTTTATGATATTGCTTGAACTTATTTTGATTTTAATAGAATTGATTTATGGAACAACCTTCAAATATCCGCTATATTTTGGAGCAACAGATATTCCGGGCCATATATTCTTGACAAAAGTAACATATCTATCCGGGCATATTGTTCCACCAGATTTAAATCTTTACTACACATATTTTCCATTATATCATATATTTATATCACAGGGGGCATATATTTTGGGATCAGACATAAAGACTTCGTTATTTCTTATTCTTCCAATTCCGTACGTTATAACGGTTTTGTTAATATATTTTTTGTTTAATGGTATCTCAAAAAACAGAAGAATTTCCCTTTTATCATCGTTTTTTTATTCAAATAGTTATATTATAACATATTATGGGACTTACTTGGTAACTAGGGCCATAGCCTTTGTGGGGTTTGCTATTTTGTTATATTTACTCTATAGAGAGATATCACGCAAGAGTTATAAGTATAAGTTGACTATAGTTTTTATAAGTGTGTTTATACTATTAATACATAATGTTTCTATAATACAGATTAGTGTTTTGTTAGTTGTTATGCTTATAATTGAATTTATGTTTGGGAAACTAGTAGATTTATCTTGGAAATTAATTGTTATTATAAACACTTTATTTATTGGATATTGGACTTTTGCTTCATGGAGTTTTACAGAATATTTGATAAAATCTCATGTATTAACATTATTTCATACAAGTCCTTTAATGAGACATATATCTATTAGTAATTCATATTTCTTTCTGACACATATTGACATATCAATAGCTACCTTCTTTACATTGGTAGGGATCGGCTATATGTTACAAACTGAAAAACAAGAGCATGTCCTTGCATTTGGAGTTATGTCTATTTTTGCTGTACCAATGTATGTGCCCAACCCCCTTCAGGCATTGTGGCAAAC
Encoded proteins:
- a CDS encoding glycosyltransferase, encoding MPEERDEIMKVCMITTVHKPLDGRIFYKEARSLSKIYDVLVIAANREAGERQVESVKIVTIKRPRLRKLFHFITIWRIFKKGLELDCNIYHCHEPDSLIICLLIKFIKRNNVKVIYDVHEHWPSEIRYGWLRVKNNKILTTIIEKLIWNIEHKAVNFADHIIVVNNHLAREFHMLSFKVSVIPNVPLITILKRSYSGDINKKDADLILMASKVANHYGINEILRSLYKLKKVYPKIKLKIIGDIKIDIKTTLDRFNMTDNVILKGFLPLENMYYEIEKGKIGLNIVKPEFYNIYIGLSTKLFDYMACKLPVVASNLPEIKLIIKQTKGGILVDPENINEITKAIKYLIENPKDAKKMGIRNRKVIEKNINWKRSEKKLIRIYKLLEEGK
- the asnB gene encoding asparagine synthase (glutamine-hydrolyzing), coding for MCGINGFSWSDEGLVREMNVAIRHRGPDDEGVYVDDNVSLGHVRLAIIDLSPKGHQPMRYEKNGHEVWIVYNGEVYNFMELREELEKKGYVFNSNTDTEVILAAYLEWGFDCVKKFNGMWAFAIYDKTKKLLFLSRDRFGIKPLYYYYDGQNLIFSSEIKAILKHEIKREPNDAVIFDFLYYNLLDHTEDTFFEGIKRLMPSHSAVFDIKTRELRIFKYYDLRKRLKKLKKAEEDPATFRKLFKKAVKRRLIADVPVGSCLSGGLDSSSIVCMMRELEKNLEIKTFSLIFPGFKLDESKYQESVMQKCSVKRYTTTFTAEDILRDLEDLIYTQEEPFSTLSIYGQYRVMKLANENGMKVLLDGQGSDEILAGYHYFFGYYYYELFRHLKWKQLIREIIYYRKNVGSFKALKYFIGLLLPRRIQEWILNHDTYLSREFIKRFKHRKDLRFKKKELNDALVCAVMNNLPHLLRFEDKNSMRWSIETRVPFLDPELVEYALSTPSQAKIRNGITKYILRESLKGIVPDIILDRRDKIGFATPDNEIANHPEIKKFIWNIINSESFKKRKYWNWKKVHKVYYHHSTSKLGNIFIGELIWKVVILELWLRVWIENKSARREG